In one window of Rhodothermales bacterium DNA:
- a CDS encoding tetratricopeptide repeat protein: protein MELDNQQAREAAWGDILAGGPPSSEKFDRLNAYAERAVNDAPRQVLTWVPALIEEARLAGDPYPERYGYWIQAMAFHILSDYDEAMAVLREGMALAEAIEDRQLQAGMLGGYAGVYLSLGDFEKALSYGQRAIDVLSDGSHGMYRGWLLHGFGVGYFEMGDLDRALGYYDQSLALFEAEGFGIGTARALTGIGAVHQRRGDRARAVEYFQRALSLFREEDNVNGEARALHDLGCLCLEEGRFEEAEAYLLDGLAIRRQIDNTRAVSTSLLHIGRLYIRMRRYDEAEAVLQRSLAIAEGLGVETRIYESHEALAQLYEVRGDSMTALDHYKAYHASKERVFSEELRVKMSHLQIRLAVDQTEREAAWIREQNALLQEKNGRLEDLLAELNAAQDQLIQSEKMISLGQLTAGIAHEIKNPLNFVNNFAALSVELVEELITFLDAHPEAPVRQVREQLADVLNNLGENASRIQQHGKRADRIVHGMLQHARGASGEWREVDLNLLLDEYAGLAYHGARARDSSFNVTIDKRFDTAVGQVRMVPQDIGRVLLNLLSNAFHAVNARRQRGDAGYAPRVQLVTRREGDSVIVRVEDNGIGIPETLYPRIFNPFFTTKPPGEGTGLGLSLSYDIVTQGHRGALQADPSVVDGAAFEMTLPTGATSPA, encoded by the coding sequence ATGGAACTGGATAATCAGCAAGCGCGCGAGGCGGCCTGGGGAGACATACTCGCCGGCGGGCCACCCTCCAGCGAAAAATTTGACCGACTCAACGCCTACGCCGAACGCGCCGTCAACGACGCGCCGCGACAGGTGCTGACGTGGGTGCCCGCTCTGATCGAAGAGGCACGTCTCGCGGGGGACCCCTATCCTGAGCGGTACGGATACTGGATTCAGGCGATGGCCTTTCACATCTTGTCCGACTATGACGAGGCCATGGCGGTACTCCGAGAGGGCATGGCGCTCGCCGAGGCCATCGAGGATCGGCAACTGCAGGCCGGCATGTTGGGCGGGTACGCCGGCGTCTACCTGAGCCTGGGCGACTTCGAGAAGGCGCTTTCGTACGGGCAGCGGGCCATCGACGTACTCTCAGACGGCAGCCATGGCATGTACCGCGGCTGGCTATTGCATGGTTTCGGGGTAGGCTATTTTGAGATGGGCGACCTCGATCGGGCGCTCGGTTATTACGATCAGAGCCTCGCTCTGTTCGAGGCGGAGGGTTTCGGCATCGGCACGGCCCGGGCGCTGACGGGTATCGGAGCGGTCCACCAGCGCCGGGGCGATCGTGCGCGGGCTGTGGAGTATTTCCAGCGCGCGTTGTCCCTGTTTCGCGAGGAAGATAACGTCAACGGCGAAGCGCGGGCCCTGCACGATCTCGGGTGTTTGTGCCTGGAGGAAGGACGGTTTGAGGAGGCCGAGGCGTACCTGTTGGACGGCCTCGCGATCCGCCGGCAGATCGATAACACGCGGGCCGTGAGCACCAGTCTACTCCACATCGGCCGGCTCTATATTCGCATGCGACGCTACGATGAGGCCGAGGCCGTCCTCCAGCGGTCGCTCGCCATCGCGGAGGGGTTGGGCGTGGAGACGCGCATCTACGAATCTCATGAAGCGCTGGCCCAGCTCTACGAGGTGCGGGGCGATTCGATGACGGCGCTCGACCATTACAAGGCTTACCACGCCTCGAAAGAGCGTGTGTTCAGCGAGGAACTGCGCGTCAAGATGAGCCATCTACAGATCCGTCTCGCGGTGGATCAGACGGAGCGTGAGGCCGCCTGGATACGGGAGCAGAACGCCCTGCTTCAGGAGAAAAACGGACGGCTCGAAGATCTCCTGGCCGAGCTTAACGCCGCGCAGGATCAGTTGATACAGAGCGAAAAGATGATTTCGCTGGGTCAGCTTACGGCCGGCATCGCACACGAGATCAAAAATCCGCTCAATTTCGTCAATAATTTTGCTGCGCTGTCCGTCGAGCTGGTCGAGGAACTCATCACCTTCCTCGATGCCCATCCCGAAGCCCCGGTTCGGCAGGTGCGCGAGCAACTGGCGGATGTGTTGAACAACCTCGGGGAAAACGCGAGCCGGATCCAGCAGCACGGCAAACGGGCGGATCGGATCGTGCACGGCATGCTTCAGCACGCTCGGGGGGCGTCGGGCGAATGGCGCGAGGTGGACCTCAACCTGCTCCTCGACGAATACGCCGGCCTGGCCTATCACGGCGCTCGCGCCCGGGATTCGAGCTTCAACGTGACGATCGATAAGCGCTTCGACACGGCCGTCGGGCAGGTGCGCATGGTGCCCCAGGACATTGGGCGCGTGCTGCTCAATCTGCTGAGTAATGCGTTCCATGCCGTGAACGCCCGGCGCCAGCGAGGCGATGCCGGCTACGCCCCCCGCGTCCAGCTGGTCACGCGGCGGGAAGGCGATAGCGTCATTGTCCGAGTAGAAGATAACGGCATCGGGATCCCCGAGACGCTTTATCCCCGTATATTCAACCCGTTTTTTACCACCAAGCCGCCCGGCGAAGGGACTGGACTGGGGCTGTCGCTCAGCTACGATATTGTCACCCAGGGACATCGTGGGGCGCTCCAGGCCGATCCGTCCGTCGTAGACGGGGCGGCTTTTGAAATGACCCTGCCCACGGGCGCCACCTCGCCGGCGTGA
- a CDS encoding response regulator: protein MQRDTLHVLVVDDEEDMQWLFRQHFRKEIKANTLSFHFALSGEDALTYMRSLKRADIVLVLSDINMPGMTGLELLKWLKQEYAGVPVHIITAYGDEQNYRSAMQYGADGYLTKPIDFAELKQTIVRMTA from the coding sequence ATGCAACGCGACACCCTTCACGTGCTCGTCGTCGACGACGAGGAAGACATGCAATGGTTGTTCCGTCAGCATTTCCGGAAGGAAATCAAGGCGAATACCCTTTCATTCCACTTCGCGCTTTCGGGTGAGGATGCACTGACGTATATGCGCTCGCTCAAACGGGCGGACATCGTGCTGGTGTTGTCCGACATCAATATGCCGGGGATGACGGGGCTGGAGTTGCTCAAGTGGCTCAAGCAGGAGTATGCCGGCGTGCCCGTGCACATCATCACTGCCTACGGCGACGAGCAAAACTACCGCTCCGCCATGCAGTATGGCGCGGACGGCTATCTCACAAAACCCATCGACTTCGCAGAGTTGAAGCAGACGATCGTGAGGATGACGGCGTAG
- a CDS encoding adenylate/guanylate cyclase domain-containing protein, with protein sequence MEAPRKILVVDDEPDLGALIRQKFRKEIRAGDYDFVMALDGYEALDRLNEDRDIEIVLTDINMPRMDGLTLLTHISRLERLLQAVVVSAYGDLDNIRQAMNRGSFDFLMKPIDLHDLEITIKKAIDIVDERRRARRVRETFGRYLSDEVASALLDNPDAWRLGGEKRPVTILMSDLRGFSNVSERLPPEVVVDILNTYLGKMADVIAAYNGTIDEFIGDAILVVFGAPLQRPDDAERAVACALAMQREMAVVNEVMHARGWPALEMGIGINTGEVVVGNIGSAKRAKYGVVGSHVNLTSRIESYTVGGQILLSEGTRTAAGGGLVIGRRMEVSTKGFAEPIALYEVEGIGPPYDLYLAGEADPLVDLAAPYPLHYMVFDGKHVTGRRSEGALLALSHRTALVQLSAPVQVLENVRVDIAWHRGDEPASGDLYAKVTEADAGRQTALLRFTAIPEDVASALRALIDPTQSM encoded by the coding sequence ATGGAAGCACCCAGAAAAATACTCGTGGTGGACGACGAGCCCGATCTGGGCGCGTTGATCCGTCAGAAATTTCGGAAGGAAATCCGCGCCGGCGATTATGACTTCGTCATGGCGTTGGATGGGTACGAGGCGCTCGATCGGCTCAACGAAGATCGCGACATCGAGATCGTACTGACCGATATCAACATGCCGCGGATGGATGGGTTGACGTTGTTGACCCACATCAGCCGGCTCGAACGGCTATTGCAGGCCGTCGTGGTGTCCGCCTATGGCGATCTCGACAACATTCGCCAGGCGATGAACCGGGGGTCATTCGACTTTCTGATGAAGCCGATCGATCTGCATGACCTCGAAATCACCATCAAAAAAGCCATCGACATTGTCGATGAACGCCGGCGGGCCCGACGGGTCCGCGAGACGTTCGGCCGGTACCTGTCGGACGAGGTCGCGTCCGCGCTGCTCGACAATCCGGACGCCTGGCGGCTGGGCGGTGAAAAGCGCCCCGTGACGATCCTCATGTCCGATCTCCGCGGCTTCTCGAATGTGTCGGAACGGCTGCCGCCGGAAGTAGTGGTCGACATTCTGAATACCTATCTCGGGAAGATGGCCGACGTCATCGCCGCGTACAATGGCACGATCGACGAGTTTATCGGAGACGCGATCCTGGTCGTTTTTGGCGCCCCGTTACAGCGGCCGGACGACGCCGAGCGGGCCGTGGCGTGTGCGCTGGCCATGCAGCGTGAGATGGCCGTGGTGAACGAGGTGATGCACGCCCGCGGGTGGCCGGCGCTCGAAATGGGCATCGGCATCAACACCGGCGAGGTTGTCGTGGGCAACATTGGATCGGCCAAACGCGCCAAGTACGGTGTCGTCGGGAGCCACGTCAACCTGACATCCCGCATCGAGTCCTACACCGTCGGCGGGCAGATCCTGCTGTCGGAGGGGACGCGGACCGCGGCCGGCGGGGGCCTGGTCATCGGCCGGCGGATGGAGGTGTCGACCAAGGGGTTCGCCGAGCCCATCGCGTTGTACGAGGTGGAAGGGATCGGGCCGCCCTACGACCTGTATCTCGCCGGCGAGGCCGATCCGCTCGTCGACCTCGCGGCGCCGTATCCCCTCCATTACATGGTGTTTGATGGAAAACACGTGACCGGTCGGCGCTCGGAAGGCGCGTTGTTGGCGCTCTCTCATCGAACGGCCCTGGTCCAGCTCTCCGCGCCCGTGCAGGTGTTGGAGAATGTACGTGTGGATATCGCATGGCACAGGGGCGACGAGCCGGCGTCGGGTGATCTGTATGCGAAGGTGACTGAAGCCGACGCCGGCCGGCAGACGGCGTTGCTCCGCTTCACGGCCATCCCCGAAGATGTCGCCAGCGCCCTCCGCGCGCTGATCGATCCCACACAATCCATGTGA
- a CDS encoding SpoIIE family protein phosphatase, whose product MPFDILVVDDEPDLELLIRQRFRKRIRAEEWAFHFAQNGFQALDVLQEQPQIQLILTDINMPGMDGLTLLDRLQGMDRLLKAVVVSAYGDMSNIRVAMNRGAYDFVTKPVDFDDLERTIDKGVRELRVVGEALNDQRALLDLQKELSVARRIQRAFLPAETLETEQISMHAFLEPAREVGGDFYDFFKIGDDRMGVVIGDVSGKGVSAALFMAITRTLVQAVAMHVDAPGDIAERVNRMLYPQSLSEVFVTAVIGILELSSGQFTYVTAGHPAPCLVTADGGVSTLERTRGVGLCMVSSFTFAEAAVRLAPGDTLFLYTDGITEAVGEKGAFFEEVRLMASLGSRGGAEAILRGVREAVSTFTAGQAQFDDLTALALTYRG is encoded by the coding sequence ATGCCCTTCGATATACTGGTCGTCGACGACGAGCCGGACCTCGAGTTGCTCATTCGACAGCGCTTCCGGAAACGGATTCGGGCCGAGGAATGGGCGTTCCACTTCGCGCAGAACGGGTTTCAGGCGCTGGATGTCCTGCAGGAGCAACCCCAGATCCAGCTCATCCTGACCGACATCAACATGCCCGGCATGGACGGGCTCACGCTGCTGGATCGGCTCCAGGGGATGGATCGCTTGCTGAAAGCGGTCGTCGTGTCGGCGTATGGGGACATGAGCAACATCCGCGTCGCCATGAACCGCGGCGCGTACGACTTCGTGACGAAGCCCGTCGATTTCGACGATCTGGAGCGGACGATCGACAAAGGGGTGCGGGAGCTGCGGGTGGTTGGCGAGGCGCTGAACGACCAGCGCGCGCTCCTCGATCTCCAGAAAGAACTATCCGTGGCCCGACGGATTCAGCGGGCGTTTCTGCCGGCGGAAACCCTCGAAACCGAACAGATTTCGATGCATGCATTCCTGGAGCCGGCGCGGGAGGTGGGTGGAGATTTCTACGACTTCTTCAAGATCGGGGACGACCGGATGGGGGTGGTCATCGGCGACGTATCCGGGAAAGGGGTGTCGGCGGCGCTGTTCATGGCGATCACGCGCACGCTGGTCCAGGCGGTGGCGATGCACGTCGATGCGCCGGGCGACATCGCCGAGCGGGTCAACCGGATGTTGTATCCGCAGAGCCTATCGGAAGTGTTCGTGACGGCGGTTATCGGCATCCTGGAGCTTTCGAGCGGGCAGTTCACCTATGTCACCGCCGGACACCCGGCGCCCTGCCTGGTGACGGCGGACGGCGGCGTCTCGACCCTCGAGCGGACGCGGGGCGTCGGGTTGTGTATGGTGAGTTCCTTTACCTTCGCGGAGGCCGCCGTTCGATTGGCGCCAGGCGATACCTTGTTTCTGTACACGGACGGCATCACGGAGGCTGTGGGCGAGAAGGGCGCCTTTTTCGAGGAGGTGCGTTTGATGGCCTCGCTGGGGTCGCGGGGCGGCGCCGAGGCGATCCTGCGTGGTGTACGCGAGGCGGTGAGCACCTTCACGGCCGGGCAGGCCCAGTTCGACGACCTGACGGCGCTCGCGTTGACGTACCGGGGCTGA
- a CDS encoding asparaginase domain-containing protein produces MQIKIFTTGGTIDKVYFDAKSEFAVGDPQITRILSDAGVVVSYAIERLLSKDSLEITDADRALMLERVSHESAPHILITHGTDTMVDTARVLEAVPNKTIVLVGSLSPARFKNSDAEFNIGFALATVQAMPPGVYIAMNGRIFSSGSVRKNREKNCFESTAP; encoded by the coding sequence ATGCAGATAAAAATATTCACCACCGGCGGCACCATCGACAAGGTGTACTTCGACGCCAAAAGCGAATTCGCCGTCGGCGATCCTCAGATCACGCGCATCCTGTCGGATGCCGGCGTGGTGGTCTCTTACGCCATCGAGCGGTTGTTATCCAAGGATAGCCTGGAGATTACCGACGCGGACCGGGCGCTGATGCTGGAACGGGTCTCGCACGAATCCGCGCCGCATATTCTGATAACACACGGGACCGATACGATGGTAGATACGGCGCGGGTGCTCGAAGCCGTGCCCAATAAAACGATTGTCCTGGTCGGTTCGCTCAGCCCCGCCCGGTTTAAGAACAGCGACGCCGAGTTTAACATCGGTTTTGCGCTCGCCACCGTCCAGGCCATGCCCCCCGGCGTCTACATCGCGATGAATGGACGCATCTTTTCGTCGGGTTCGGTTCGGAAAAATCGGGAGAAAAATTGTTTTGAGTCCACCGCTCCATGA
- a CDS encoding D-hexose-6-phosphate mutarotase, with protein sequence MQSTLEIDQLSARFALGRQVTFVEGPGGLPMIELAHDQARATVSLYGGQVLKFQPAGAEPVLWMSEKSHFEEGRAIRGGIPLCWPWFGPSLLDDTLPNHGFVRNRMWDVRATRIVDGEAAQVRLGLSDDAESLRMWPHPFDLELVITVDTALTVELIVRNTGHFAFVCGGALHTYLIVGNVGDVQVHGLEGLSYIDQLRPDTLNRQEGPIVFRGEVDNIYLDTTGPCVLEDPNLHRRIVVEKTGSRSTVVWNPWVAKARRMADFGDEEYLEMVCIETANAGRDLVSVTPRGQHRLKTTLRVMPL encoded by the coding sequence GTGCAGTCTACTCTGGAGATCGATCAGTTGAGCGCCCGCTTCGCGCTTGGCCGGCAGGTTACATTTGTTGAAGGCCCCGGCGGTTTGCCGATGATTGAGCTGGCGCACGATCAGGCCCGCGCCACGGTGTCGTTGTACGGGGGGCAGGTGCTGAAATTCCAGCCCGCCGGCGCCGAGCCGGTGCTCTGGATGAGCGAAAAGAGCCATTTTGAAGAGGGCCGCGCCATCCGCGGCGGCATCCCGCTTTGCTGGCCCTGGTTCGGACCGTCGCTTCTGGACGACACGCTGCCCAATCACGGTTTCGTACGAAACCGGATGTGGGACGTGCGCGCCACACGGATCGTGGACGGCGAAGCCGCGCAGGTCCGCCTGGGGTTGTCGGACGACGCGGAGTCCCTCCGGATGTGGCCGCATCCCTTTGACCTCGAACTCGTCATCACCGTCGACACCGCGCTTACCGTCGAACTCATCGTTCGTAATACCGGCCACTTCGCGTTTGTCTGCGGCGGCGCGCTCCACACGTACCTGATCGTCGGCAACGTCGGCGATGTGCAGGTACACGGGCTGGAAGGCCTGTCGTACATCGATCAGCTCCGCCCCGACACGCTCAACCGGCAGGAGGGGCCCATCGTTTTTCGTGGCGAAGTGGACAACATCTACCTCGACACCACCGGTCCATGCGTCCTGGAGGATCCGAACCTCCATCGCCGGATCGTCGTGGAAAAAACCGGCAGCCGGTCGACGGTCGTCTGGAATCCCTGGGTCGCGAAGGCCCGCCGCATGGCCGATTTCGGCGACGAGGAGTACCTCGAGATGGTGTGTATCGAAACCGCCAACGCCGGCCGGGACCTCGTCTCCGTCACCCCCCGCGGCCAACACCGCCTCAAGACCACCCTCCGCGTGATGCCCCTGTAG